A single Chryseobacterium sp. DNA region contains:
- a CDS encoding beta-ketoacyl-ACP synthase III yields the protein MYDVFITKASTYLPNEPVSNDEMETYLGLINDAPSKARTLILRNNKITTRYYALDKEGNPTHSNAQLTAKAIEGLFDEHFKKEDMKLLSVGTTSPDQIQPSHASMVHGELNIGKSIEINTATGLCNSGMNALNYGFLSVKAGVHESAVCAGSERMSAWMTADKFNHEAENLKLLEERPIIAFKREFLRWMLSDGAGSFLLQNKPRENGISLKIEFIDFYSYAHEIEACMYAGCEKQADGSLQSWADYPSDEWLKQSIFALKQDTKILDKYILVKGAESLRSSFDKHHLDPEKIDHVLAHISSGYFKDGLREEFAKKGMDFPQEKWFYNLSEVGNIGAGSIFIALEELMNSGRLKKGENVLLCVPESGRFAYSCALLTVC from the coding sequence ATGTACGACGTATTTATAACAAAAGCATCAACATACTTACCCAATGAGCCGGTATCTAATGATGAAATGGAGACCTATCTGGGTCTGATCAACGATGCACCTTCTAAAGCAAGAACACTTATTTTAAGAAATAACAAAATTACAACAAGATATTACGCTTTAGACAAAGAAGGAAATCCTACGCATTCCAATGCGCAGCTTACAGCAAAAGCGATCGAAGGACTTTTTGATGAGCATTTCAAAAAGGAAGACATGAAATTATTATCCGTAGGAACTACTTCTCCTGACCAGATCCAGCCTTCACACGCTTCCATGGTTCATGGTGAACTGAACATCGGAAAATCTATTGAGATTAATACCGCGACTGGTCTTTGTAATTCGGGAATGAACGCCCTTAACTATGGCTTCCTTTCTGTAAAGGCCGGGGTACATGAAAGCGCAGTATGTGCAGGTTCCGAAAGAATGTCTGCATGGATGACGGCAGATAAATTCAACCATGAAGCAGAAAACCTGAAACTATTGGAAGAAAGGCCTATTATTGCTTTCAAAAGAGAGTTTCTAAGATGGATGCTTTCTGACGGGGCCGGTTCTTTCCTGCTGCAAAACAAGCCTAGAGAAAACGGAATATCATTAAAGATAGAATTTATTGATTTTTACTCTTACGCCCACGAGATTGAAGCGTGTATGTATGCAGGCTGCGAAAAACAGGCTGACGGAAGCTTACAATCATGGGCGGACTATCCTTCAGACGAATGGCTGAAACAGTCTATCTTTGCCCTAAAACAGGACACTAAAATCCTGGACAAATACATCCTGGTCAAAGGAGCAGAAAGTTTAAGGTCTTCTTTTGACAAGCACCATTTAGATCCTGAAAAGATCGACCATGTATTGGCTCATATTTCTTCAGGTTATTTTAAAGACGGCCTTAGGGAGGAATTTGCCAAAAAAGGAATGGATTTCCCTCAGGAGAAATGGTTCTATAACCTATCCGAAGTTGGAAATATCGGTGCAGGTTCCATCTTTATTGCCTTAGAGGAATTAATGAATTCCGGAAGGCTGAAGAAAGGGGAAAACGTACTTCTCTGCGTTCCCGAGAGTGGAAGATTTGCATATTCTTGTGCTTTATTAACGGTTTGCTAA
- a CDS encoding dialkylrecorsinol condensing enzyme DarA yields MKKNILVIYYSQTGQLEDIVRNIAKPFEARKEEYDITYYNIQLKEDFPFPWPSDVFFNTFPESYLQIPKEILPPPEEVLNKKFDLILFGYQVWYLTPSIPIISFLKSGYAEKILKDTPVVTISGTRNMWMLSQEKLKVYLKNLQARLVGNIALVDRHDNYTSVLTILRWLTTGRKEKSGMLPAAGVSDEEIKGSVKYGEIIEKHFKNNDLDTLQPELVRNGAIEIRPFLVRVEKVGNKIFTVWSHLIIKKKEKRPLLIKFFKVYLMAAIWIISPIVLVLHLLTTPIFWFKRQKQKRYLQGINLK; encoded by the coding sequence ATGAAAAAAAATATACTTGTCATATACTATTCTCAAACCGGCCAGCTGGAAGATATTGTGAGGAATATTGCTAAGCCTTTTGAAGCCAGAAAAGAAGAATATGATATTACTTACTATAATATTCAGCTAAAGGAGGATTTTCCTTTTCCCTGGCCCAGCGATGTTTTTTTCAACACTTTCCCGGAGTCTTATCTACAGATCCCGAAAGAAATTCTGCCGCCGCCAGAAGAAGTACTGAATAAAAAGTTTGACCTCATCCTGTTTGGATATCAGGTATGGTATCTCACCCCATCTATTCCTATTATTTCATTCCTGAAAAGTGGCTATGCAGAGAAAATCCTTAAAGACACTCCTGTAGTTACCATTTCCGGGACAAGAAATATGTGGATGCTTTCCCAGGAAAAACTGAAAGTATATTTAAAGAATCTTCAAGCCCGGCTTGTGGGAAATATAGCCTTAGTAGACCGACATGATAATTATACGAGTGTACTGACCATTCTCAGATGGCTCACAACAGGCAGGAAAGAAAAATCAGGAATGTTACCCGCTGCCGGTGTATCTGATGAAGAAATTAAAGGCTCTGTGAAGTACGGTGAGATCATTGAGAAACATTTTAAAAATAATGATCTGGATACATTACAGCCGGAACTGGTCAGAAACGGAGCCATCGAAATTCGTCCGTTCCTCGTCCGGGTAGAAAAAGTAGGAAACAAGATTTTCACCGTTTGGTCTCATCTTATTATCAAGAAAAAAGAGAAACGGCCATTGCTGATAAAATTCTTTAAGGTATATTTGATGGCAGCGATATGGATTATCTCACCGATCGTTTTGGTTTTACACCTGCTTACAACCCCTATATTTTGGTTTAAAAGACAAAAACAAAAAAGATATTTACAAGGAATTAATTTAAAATAG
- a CDS encoding MMPL family transporter, which translates to MHHFFIFLYYLISKNKILSVLTALGIATLCIFFASKINFEEDINQIIPKNEKSDLTAKVLKQLNFSDKIIVIIENKSSEDSFLLSETADTFLQKIEPLQKYIGSVQGKVNDHEISETFDFVNQNLPLFLNENDYKEIERKIQKDSIARQVESNYVSLVSPASLVTKEFIKKDPLGLTFLGIKKLNALNISKDFKLEDSYIVTKDGKNLLLFIDPKNKSNDTKANEAFIDQLNTIKDTLNKQFKGKTEISYFGSPMIAVANAQQIKKDIQNTVVISMTVLLVLLIYYFRNFFTPVIVFLPTVFSVLLALLVLYFIKDKISAISLSVGAILIGITIDYALHILTHYKHNNNIEELYKEITHPIILSSATTAVSFLCLVFVRSEALKDLGLFAAITVILSSITALIIVPQLYKPKENHEKLTPNFIDRIGSYPYEKNKPLIIGCSLIILACLFGFRHVGFNEDIGDLNYIPKELKISEAKLQKLSDITSKSIYTISYGNSEEEALTNNSQLNRFLEKEKKDGKILSYNSIGNIVLSEKDQQKKIEEWKHFWDTSKKSETVTALISNGNKYGFNSSAFDQFNEVLNKDYSVLALKDYEKVKALQISEFLSNENGFYTVSNVVKVDENKRDTFIKDIEKKHDALAIDRQQMNENFLGLLKRDFNTLINYSLLAIILTIIVFFRNLELTILTMFPIVLTGVVTAGILYFSGLELNIFSTVVCTLVFGVGDDFSIFLTQAMQKEHTTGRNELPTYRISIILAVFTTILSIGSLIFAKHPALHSLALVALIGMFSVIIITSTLYPFWFRLLITNRSKKGLSPITFRLLLNSLFSFLYYGLGGLLFSAFGSFFVKSSKGKTLDIIKLILAEFLTSVLYTNPFVKKRIIRNPSEDFSQPAVIIANHTSFLDTLAIAMTTHKIIYLVNDWVYQSPIFGKLVRALGFYPVSQGIENGMEKLKEKVAQGYSLVVFPEAERSYTNEVKRFHKGAFYLAEQFDLDILPIYIHGNSEVLPKGEFIIYDGSITVKVGDRISKDDISFGRSYSERTKKINAYFRNEFAKLREEIEGEDYFKKKLFLSYLYKNTEVVKEVRQDFNTHQSVYFELNKQIPKEANILHIADDFGQKDALLTLYQAGRRIFSLIKDHEKRETAAHSYLVKRRKLHYISDLSEVNKNIDVLLVSDDSFTITDIQTLPGTVIFVNTNNTLSESNNYILKFSSESLKVFKIK; encoded by the coding sequence ATGCATCATTTCTTTATATTTTTATATTATCTGATATCCAAAAACAAAATTCTTTCTGTATTGACAGCATTGGGGATTGCGACTTTGTGTATCTTCTTTGCTTCAAAAATTAATTTTGAAGAGGACATCAATCAAATCATTCCTAAGAATGAGAAATCCGATCTTACGGCAAAAGTTCTTAAGCAGCTTAATTTTTCAGATAAGATCATTGTCATAATAGAAAACAAATCCAGCGAAGACAGCTTTCTGCTTTCCGAAACAGCAGATACTTTTTTACAGAAAATCGAGCCATTACAAAAATATATCGGTTCAGTTCAGGGTAAAGTAAATGATCATGAAATTTCAGAAACTTTTGATTTCGTGAATCAAAACTTACCGTTATTCCTGAATGAAAATGATTATAAAGAGATTGAACGGAAAATTCAGAAAGACAGTATTGCCCGGCAGGTGGAAAGCAATTATGTTTCCCTGGTTTCACCTGCAAGCCTTGTTACCAAAGAATTTATCAAAAAGGATCCTTTGGGGCTTACCTTTTTGGGAATAAAGAAACTGAATGCATTAAACATCAGCAAAGATTTCAAACTTGAAGACAGCTATATCGTTACCAAAGACGGAAAAAACCTTTTGCTTTTTATCGATCCTAAAAACAAAAGTAATGATACCAAAGCTAATGAAGCTTTTATAGATCAGCTCAATACCATAAAAGACACCCTCAACAAGCAATTCAAAGGCAAAACTGAGATCAGCTATTTTGGTTCTCCGATGATTGCTGTTGCCAATGCCCAACAGATAAAAAAAGACATTCAAAACACCGTGGTGATTTCCATGACGGTCCTTTTAGTGCTGCTGATCTATTATTTCAGAAATTTCTTTACGCCGGTCATCGTTTTTCTTCCAACGGTATTTTCTGTTTTGCTTGCCTTATTGGTCCTGTACTTTATTAAGGATAAAATTTCAGCCATCTCATTAAGTGTTGGAGCCATTCTTATCGGGATTACCATTGATTATGCGCTTCACATTCTTACCCATTATAAACACAACAACAATATTGAAGAGCTTTATAAGGAAATTACCCATCCTATTATTTTGAGCAGCGCAACAACAGCGGTTTCATTTTTATGTTTGGTTTTTGTACGTTCCGAAGCATTAAAGGATCTGGGGCTTTTTGCAGCCATCACAGTAATCCTTTCTTCCATTACAGCACTGATCATTGTTCCTCAGCTTTATAAGCCTAAAGAAAACCACGAAAAGCTTACCCCCAATTTTATTGACAGGATCGGGTCTTATCCTTATGAAAAGAATAAACCTTTAATTATTGGCTGCTCTTTAATTATTTTAGCTTGTTTGTTTGGATTCAGGCATGTAGGCTTTAATGAAGATATCGGTGATCTGAATTATATCCCGAAAGAATTGAAAATAAGCGAAGCGAAGCTGCAGAAGCTTTCAGATATAACGTCAAAGTCTATTTATACGATCTCTTACGGAAATTCCGAGGAAGAGGCCCTTACCAACAACTCACAGCTGAACCGTTTTCTCGAAAAAGAAAAAAAAGACGGCAAGATCCTAAGCTACAATTCAATTGGAAATATTGTACTTTCTGAAAAAGACCAACAAAAGAAAATTGAGGAATGGAAGCATTTCTGGGATACTTCTAAAAAGAGTGAGACGGTTACAGCGCTGATCAGTAACGGAAATAAATATGGTTTCAACAGCTCTGCCTTTGACCAATTTAATGAAGTTTTGAATAAAGATTACTCTGTCTTAGCCCTGAAGGATTATGAAAAAGTAAAAGCATTACAGATTTCGGAGTTCCTCAGCAACGAAAACGGATTTTATACGGTCTCCAATGTTGTAAAGGTGGATGAAAACAAAAGAGATACATTCATCAAAGACATTGAAAAGAAGCATGATGCCCTCGCTATCGACCGCCAGCAGATGAACGAGAACTTTTTGGGGTTACTGAAACGGGATTTCAATACCCTGATCAACTATTCTCTCCTGGCCATCATTTTAACCATCATCGTTTTCTTCAGAAACCTTGAGCTTACGATTCTTACCATGTTCCCGATTGTTTTAACCGGAGTTGTAACGGCAGGAATTCTTTACTTCTCAGGGCTTGAACTTAATATTTTCAGCACCGTTGTCTGTACCTTGGTTTTCGGTGTAGGGGACGATTTCAGTATCTTCCTGACGCAGGCTATGCAGAAGGAGCACACCACCGGCAGGAACGAACTTCCTACCTACAGGATTTCAATTATCCTCGCCGTATTCACCACCATTCTTTCGATTGGCTCCCTGATCTTTGCCAAACATCCGGCTTTACATTCCCTGGCCTTAGTAGCTTTGATCGGAATGTTTTCTGTGATTATCATTACCTCAACCTTATACCCATTCTGGTTTAGACTGTTGATTACGAACAGGTCCAAAAAAGGACTTTCACCGATTACATTCAGACTGCTTCTCAATTCCCTCTTCTCATTTTTGTATTATGGACTGGGAGGTTTATTATTTTCAGCTTTCGGAAGTTTCTTTGTGAAAAGCTCCAAGGGTAAAACATTAGATATTATCAAATTAATCTTAGCTGAATTTTTAACATCCGTCCTTTACACCAATCCTTTTGTAAAGAAAAGAATCATTAGAAATCCTTCTGAAGACTTTAGCCAGCCGGCTGTTATCATTGCCAATCACACCTCTTTTCTGGACACGCTGGCCATTGCAATGACCACTCACAAAATAATATACCTGGTGAACGACTGGGTGTATCAAAGTCCGATCTTTGGAAAACTGGTAAGAGCACTCGGATTTTATCCTGTTTCTCAGGGTATTGAAAACGGAATGGAAAAACTGAAGGAAAAAGTTGCACAGGGCTATTCTCTAGTTGTTTTTCCTGAAGCAGAACGCTCCTATACAAATGAGGTCAAAAGATTTCATAAGGGAGCATTCTATCTTGCAGAACAGTTTGATTTGGATATCCTTCCTATTTACATCCATGGGAATTCAGAAGTCTTGCCGAAAGGAGAGTTCATTATTTACGATGGAAGCATTACCGTAAAAGTAGGGGACAGAATCAGCAAAGACGACATCAGCTTTGGTAGAAGCTATTCCGAAAGAACGAAAAAGATTAATGCCTATTTCAGGAATGAATTTGCAAAACTGAGAGAAGAAATTGAAGGTGAGGATTATTTTAAAAAGAAATTATTCTTAAGCTACCTGTATAAAAACACTGAGGTCGTAAAAGAAGTAAGACAAGATTTCAACACGCATCAATCGGTTTATTTTGAACTGAATAAGCAGATCCCGAAAGAAGCCAATATCCTTCACATTGCGGATGACTTTGGACAAAAGGATGCCTTGTTAACCCTTTACCAGGCAGGCAGAAGAATATTTTCCCTGATTAAGGATCACGAAAAAAGGGAAACAGCAGCCCACTCTTACCTGGTTAAAAGGAGAAAACTGCATTATATAAGTGATCTTTCGGAAGTGAATAAAAACATTGATGTACTTCTTGTATCCGATGACAGCTTTACGATCACTGATATTCAGACCCTGCCCGGGACGGTCATTTTTGTCAACACAAACAATACCCTGTCTGAAAGTAATAATTATATACTGAAATTCAGTTCTGAATCATTAAAAGTATTTAAAATCAAATAA
- a CDS encoding EpsG family protein produces MSLLHPYYIIAILYMLFFSVQEVYGRKVDKKWFWFLGVYLIVLVGLRDSVGPDYGSYRGIYIYSDTKSYYSIFMKMLHLEGPDSLDVEWLYTLINKILLNIFNAPFYILTLVIAIFAIYFKVEYTEDNTFYPFTFTLLMFIPNFFIGESGQIRQNLGTFIMYFAIRYIKERKLWHYLFFIFIGSGIHSVCYLFLPMYWLARVPLNKTIMLILIIGSVFLSPFEVYRFFGNFLTGMAEESSLVEGFNGYMDETVQRLNGGFGIPEAMMAILTFFLFAFDTKMKELFPYYEYHRNYAVIGICLYFIFRNNPIFSSRLAGAFIGFSYIIIPNTMYVVSSRVKNMVYSFIIALVVFNFVVFSAFNNIKAGRFSIDLYNNYILP; encoded by the coding sequence ATGAGTTTATTACATCCATATTATATCATTGCAATTTTATATATGCTGTTCTTCAGTGTTCAGGAAGTATATGGAAGAAAAGTAGATAAAAAATGGTTCTGGTTTCTGGGGGTATACCTGATTGTTCTTGTCGGATTACGGGATAGTGTAGGACCGGATTACGGGAGTTATCGGGGGATTTATATTTATTCCGATACGAAGAGCTATTACAGTATCTTTATGAAGATGCTTCACCTGGAAGGGCCGGATTCCTTGGATGTGGAATGGCTGTATACCTTGATTAATAAAATACTGCTGAATATTTTCAATGCTCCTTTTTATATTCTTACCCTTGTCATAGCCATTTTTGCCATCTATTTTAAAGTAGAATATACGGAGGACAATACTTTTTATCCCTTTACTTTTACCCTGCTTATGTTTATTCCTAACTTCTTTATCGGAGAAAGTGGGCAGATAAGACAAAACCTGGGGACCTTTATCATGTATTTTGCCATTCGGTATATCAAAGAGAGAAAATTGTGGCATTATCTGTTTTTTATATTCATCGGATCAGGGATTCACAGTGTCTGTTATCTGTTTTTGCCTATGTACTGGCTGGCCCGTGTGCCTTTGAATAAAACAATCATGTTGATTCTGATCATCGGGTCCGTATTTTTATCACCGTTTGAAGTGTATAGATTCTTTGGGAACTTTTTAACCGGTATGGCCGAAGAAAGCTCACTTGTGGAAGGGTTCAACGGGTATATGGATGAGACTGTCCAGCGGCTGAACGGAGGTTTTGGGATTCCTGAAGCCATGATGGCCATTCTGACTTTCTTCCTTTTTGCTTTTGATACGAAAATGAAAGAACTGTTTCCCTATTATGAGTATCACAGAAACTATGCTGTAATCGGAATTTGTCTCTATTTTATTTTCAGAAACAATCCTATCTTTTCTTCCCGTCTTGCAGGAGCGTTTATTGGGTTTTCTTACATCATTATCCCGAATACGATGTATGTTGTTTCAAGCAGGGTTAAAAATATGGTTTACTCATTTATTATTGCTCTCGTTGTTTTCAATTTCGTGGTTTTTTCTGCCTTTAATAATATAAAAGCGGGAAGATTTTCGATCGATCTTTATAACAACTATATCCTTCCCTAA
- a CDS encoding pitrilysin family protein, with translation MKKFFISVSLFCMISAMAQKFDTQKLTDAQGYTYETVKNDQAGVRVYTLKNGLKVYLAKNADAPRIQTYIPVRTGSNNDPSDNTGLAHYLEHMVFKGTSHLGTQDWAKEKVLLQQISDLYEQHKAEKDPAKKKELYKKIDEVSQEASKYAIANEYDKAISSLGATGTNAHTWLDETVYKNNIPSNELEKWLKVEKERFSELVLRLFHTELEAVYEEYNRAQDNDGRLVNYALMEALFPKHPNGQQTTIGTSEHLKSPSMVAIHKYFDTYYVPNNMAVVLVGDLDFDKTIKLVDQYFGAFQYKELPMKKMVSEEPMTKIVSRTVKSPSTPRMTIAWRTDSYGSQEARLADIVAEILSNRGDAGLIDLNINQKQKTLGAGAYESPFKTYGLFALVVTPKEGQSFDEAKKLLLDQVDLVKKGQFPDWMLKAIVNDQKVQRMKGWETADGLATELYGAYIKGRTWEQELDEINQYDKVTKADVVKFANEFFKDNYAVVYKEKGVNDKLVRVENPGITPIKLNREAQSPFLKDILNTKVAEIKPEFIDYKTAIQTSQIKDKTVSFVKNNYNEIAQVSYVFPFGTDNDKELSIAGTLFEYLGTDKYTPEQLKEEFYKLGISNSLRTSNDQMIVTLTGLETNMKKGVELMNHWLTNVKADKAIYSQTVKTILEARAVAKKDKTRIMAALSNYARYGKDSRMTDIVSKERLESIDVTALMKKIKTLNQYPYQILLYGQDQAGLEKAVKPYIVNANLQPAKAKEYAEPATTGKVYFTNYDMVQMEMAKVAKGSTVNLSNFGKSNVFNEYFGRGLSSIVFQEIRESKSLAYSAYVSYGNASEKGRANYITNYIGTQANKLPLAVNAMTELMAQLPQIPAQFENARGSALKQIASNRINRTNIFFSQLALKKLGIDYDIRKDTYAEIQGLTLPQLTGFYNAEVKPVQYNTAIIGKKENLNMDSINKMGEFQEVSLEEIFGY, from the coding sequence ATGAAGAAGTTTTTTATTTCTGTTTCGCTTTTCTGTATGATAAGCGCAATGGCACAGAAATTCGACACACAGAAACTGACCGATGCCCAGGGGTATACCTATGAAACAGTAAAAAATGATCAGGCCGGGGTAAGGGTATATACGCTGAAAAACGGACTGAAGGTGTATCTGGCAAAAAATGCAGATGCCCCCCGAATTCAGACCTATATTCCTGTAAGAACGGGATCTAATAATGACCCGAGTGATAATACCGGATTGGCACATTATCTTGAGCATATGGTTTTCAAAGGAACTTCACATCTTGGAACTCAGGATTGGGCAAAAGAAAAAGTTTTACTGCAGCAGATCTCTGATCTTTATGAGCAACATAAAGCTGAAAAAGATCCTGCTAAAAAGAAAGAGCTTTATAAGAAAATTGATGAGGTGTCTCAGGAAGCTTCAAAGTATGCGATCGCTAATGAATATGATAAAGCCATTTCTTCATTAGGCGCTACAGGAACGAATGCTCATACCTGGCTGGATGAAACCGTCTATAAAAATAATATCCCATCCAACGAACTTGAAAAGTGGTTAAAAGTAGAAAAAGAGCGTTTCTCAGAGCTGGTACTGCGCCTTTTCCACACCGAGCTTGAAGCGGTATACGAGGAATACAACCGGGCTCAGGATAATGACGGACGTCTGGTAAATTATGCATTAATGGAGGCCCTTTTCCCTAAGCATCCCAATGGACAGCAGACGACGATCGGGACTTCAGAACATTTGAAAAGCCCTTCAATGGTAGCTATTCACAAGTATTTTGATACCTATTATGTTCCCAACAATATGGCAGTTGTATTGGTAGGGGATCTTGATTTTGACAAAACGATAAAACTAGTTGATCAATATTTCGGCGCTTTCCAGTACAAAGAACTTCCCATGAAAAAAATGGTATCAGAAGAACCCATGACTAAAATTGTTTCCAGAACGGTAAAAAGTCCTTCCACACCAAGAATGACAATCGCCTGGAGAACGGATTCCTATGGAAGCCAGGAAGCGAGACTGGCCGATATAGTGGCTGAGATCTTAAGCAACAGAGGGGATGCCGGCTTAATTGATCTTAATATCAACCAAAAGCAAAAAACGCTTGGAGCCGGTGCCTACGAATCTCCGTTCAAAACGTACGGTTTATTTGCATTGGTAGTGACTCCTAAAGAAGGACAAAGTTTTGATGAAGCGAAAAAATTATTGCTGGATCAGGTGGACCTTGTGAAAAAAGGGCAATTCCCGGATTGGATGCTGAAGGCCATCGTCAATGATCAAAAAGTTCAGCGTATGAAAGGCTGGGAAACAGCAGACGGCCTTGCTACTGAACTTTACGGAGCTTATATCAAAGGAAGAACCTGGGAACAGGAACTTGATGAGATCAACCAATATGATAAAGTGACAAAAGCAGATGTCGTAAAGTTTGCCAACGAATTTTTTAAAGACAATTATGCAGTAGTCTATAAAGAAAAAGGAGTGAATGATAAGCTGGTTCGTGTAGAAAACCCGGGAATTACCCCTATTAAGCTGAACAGGGAAGCACAGTCTCCTTTCCTTAAAGATATTTTAAATACAAAGGTTGCGGAGATCAAACCAGAATTTATAGATTATAAAACAGCGATTCAAACTTCCCAGATTAAAGATAAGACGGTAAGTTTTGTGAAAAACAACTATAATGAAATTGCTCAGGTAAGCTATGTCTTTCCTTTCGGAACCGATAATGATAAAGAACTTTCCATTGCAGGAACTCTTTTTGAATATCTTGGAACGGATAAATATACTCCGGAGCAGCTGAAAGAAGAATTCTATAAACTGGGAATCAGCAACAGCCTCAGAACTTCCAACGACCAGATGATCGTTACTTTAACAGGTCTTGAAACGAACATGAAGAAAGGGGTTGAGCTGATGAACCACTGGCTCACTAACGTAAAGGCAGATAAAGCGATTTACAGCCAGACCGTAAAAACTATTCTGGAGGCAAGGGCTGTCGCTAAAAAAGATAAAACAAGAATCATGGCTGCGCTTTCAAACTATGCCAGGTATGGCAAAGATTCAAGAATGACGGATATTGTTTCCAAAGAACGTCTTGAAAGCATCGATGTTACAGCGCTGATGAAAAAGATTAAAACGCTGAACCAATATCCATATCAGATCCTTCTTTACGGACAGGATCAGGCAGGTCTAGAAAAGGCTGTGAAACCTTATATAGTGAATGCAAACCTTCAGCCTGCAAAAGCTAAAGAATATGCTGAGCCGGCTACAACAGGGAAGGTGTATTTCACAAATTACGATATGGTTCAGATGGAAATGGCCAAAGTAGCCAAAGGAAGTACTGTAAACCTGAGCAATTTTGGAAAATCAAATGTTTTCAATGAATATTTCGGAAGAGGGCTTTCTTCAATTGTTTTCCAGGAGATCAGAGAAAGTAAGTCATTGGCGTATTCTGCATATGTTTCTTATGGAAATGCTTCAGAAAAGGGACGTGCCAATTATATTACCAACTATATCGGAACACAGGCTAACAAGCTTCCTCTCGCAGTGAATGCAATGACCGAACTGATGGCACAGCTGCCACAGATCCCGGCACAGTTTGAAAATGCAAGAGGTTCTGCCCTGAAACAGATTGCTTCGAACAGAATCAACAGAACGAATATTTTCTTCAGCCAGCTGGCGCTGAAAAAACTGGGAATCGATTATGACATCAGAAAAGATACTTATGCTGAGATCCAGGGATTGACGTTGCCTCAGCTGACAGGATTCTATAATGCTGAAGTAAAACCTGTACAATACAATACAGCCATCATCGGGAAGAAAGAAAACCTGAATATGGATTCTATCAACAAAATGGGTGAGTTCCAGGAAGTATCCCTTGAAGAGATCTTTGGATACTAA
- a CDS encoding ABC transporter permease — MEIREDHIINIHNFLPHREPMLMADYILELTKEKVVTSFEIKEGNIFVHNNEFVEAGLIENLAQTCSSILGQSFFENPEADTKVIGFITNIKKIEVFALPKVGDKIISKASLISQFENICHIFCETFHHDELLIRADISLFIQEVKS, encoded by the coding sequence ATGGAAATCAGGGAAGACCATATTATCAATATTCACAACTTTCTGCCGCATCGGGAGCCCATGCTGATGGCAGACTACATTCTGGAACTAACCAAAGAAAAAGTTGTGACTTCCTTTGAAATAAAAGAAGGTAATATTTTTGTGCACAATAATGAATTTGTTGAAGCCGGATTAATCGAAAACCTGGCCCAAACCTGTTCTTCTATTCTTGGACAGAGTTTCTTTGAAAATCCGGAAGCGGATACAAAAGTGATCGGCTTTATTACCAATATTAAAAAAATTGAAGTTTTCGCACTTCCAAAAGTAGGGGATAAAATTATCTCAAAAGCTTCCCTTATTTCGCAGTTTGAAAATATCTGCCACATCTTCTGTGAGACTTTTCATCATGATGAATTGTTGATCAGGGCTGATATCAGCCTGTTTATTCAGGAAGTTAAATCTTAA